ATTGGTGTCCTCCTGCGTGCCCCTGTGTGCTTTGTGCACGCCGGATTATACCACCGCTACCGGGCCTCCACCGCCTCCGGCTCAGGCGACCTTCTCATCGCGCGTTCGGGCCTTTGAGCCCACCACGAGGCCGGCCGCAAAAAAAAGAGGCCGTGGGCGCCCACGCCCACGACCTCTTTGTCAAAATTCGTAATTCCTAATTTGTAATTCGTAATTTCCTACGCGCCGCCCGCCACTGCCGGCACCACGCTGACCTCGTCTCCTGCCTTGAGACCGGTGTTGATGCCCTGGAGGAAGCGCACGTCTTCACCGTTGACGTAGATGTTGACGAAGTTGCGCAGGTTACCGGTGTCGTCGCAGAGCCGTTCCTTGATGCCGGGGTACTGGGTCTCCAGCGAGGAAATCACCTTCTGAAGGGTGTCTCCCTCCACCCTGACCTTGTCCTGGCCCTTGGTAATCCGGCGGAGAGGCGTTGGGATCCTCACCATTACGCTCATTTTCGAAAGTCCTCCAGTCGTCAAATTACTATCCTTCAACCATATCGCCCGAGACAGGATCGATCCTGACGCCGGTCGATCCTACCCATTCGAGCGCCTTTGTGATTTCATCCTCTTCGCCCTCCATCTCGAGGACGACCCAGCCCTGGTCTTCCCGCACGTCCGCCCTGCGGATGTTAGTTACAACGTCGAACTTGCGGCCGAGCACGTAGATCACCGGCTCCGTGATGAGCTCCGTTGAGAACGTGAACTTGACGCGTCTCCTTGTCTTCATGCCGCCTCGTTTGTGTTACTTCTTTTTCGCGGCCAACGCGGTCTGGAACGATTCGTAGTTGGGCGTGGTGTAGACCGGGTCCACCAGGTGCTCCACCGCCTCCTGCGTCTTGAGGCCGTTGCCGGTGATGTACGCCACTGTAAGCTCGTCCGGCCTGATCTTGCCCTGTTCAACGAGGCGCCGCAGGGAGGCGATCACAACGCCGCCCGCCGTCTCTGTGAATATGCCCTCAGTCTCGGCAAGGAGTTTGATTCCCTCGGCGATTTCGTCTTCGCGGGCTGCCGCAGCGGCGCCGCCGGAGGCCTCCAGCGCCTTGAGCGAGTAGAAGCCGTCGGCAGGGTTGCCGATCGCCAGCGACTTGGCGATCGTGTTCGGCTTCACAGGCTTCACGTGGAACGAGCCCTGGTCGTAGGCCTGCACCACCGGCGAGCACCCCTCGGCCTGCGCCACGTACATCTTCGTGTCCACGTGGTCGATGAGGCCGACCTCTTTGAACTCCTTCAAGCCCTTCCATATCTTCGTGAGAAGAGAGCCCGAGGCCACCGGCACGATGCAGTGGTCCGGCGCCTTCCACCCTAGCTGCTCCACGACTTCGTATGCGAGCGACTTGCTGCCCTCCGCATAGTACGGGCGCATGTTGATGTTTACGAAGGCCCAGCGGTGGTTGTCCGCCAGCTCGCTGCAGAGGCGATTGACCTCGTCGTAGTTACCGTCTACCGCCACAAGTGTAGGGCCGTAGATGGCAGCGCCGAGGATCTTGCCCTTCTCCAGGTTGGCGGGGAAGAATACGTAGGTGTTCAGTCCGGCCTTTGCGCCGTGCGCCGCCACCGCGCCCATCAGGTTTCCTGTGGACGCGCAGGCGAGCGTGTCGAACTCGAACTCTATTGCCTTTGCGGAGGCGACGGAGACGACCCTGTCCTTGAACGAGAAGGTGGGGTTGACGCTATCGTTCTTGACGTAGAGGTTGTTCAGCCCCAGCTTTCGGCCAAGGTTCTTGGCCTTGATGAGGGGTGTGAAGCCTGTCTGCATATCGACGGCGAACTTCGCGTCTACCGGAAGGAACTCGGCGTATCGCCACATCGTTCTTGGGCCATCGGATATCTTCTTCCGGCTCGTCGCCTTTGCGATCGACTGGTAGTCGTACGCTACCTCAAGGGGGCCGAAACAGAAGTCGCAGACGTATATGGGCTCAACTGGATACTCTCTGCCGCACTCGCGACAGGCAAGACCTTTTACATTAGCCAACTGCAACACCCTCCAAGGCTTGAAGACAGCCTCGCGGAGGCTGTGCTGAATTCGTAATGCGATATACACCCAGCATAGGAATGGTAACGCCCACCCATGGGGGTGTCAAGGAAGCGCAGCTATACGAAATGAGATGCGGTTTGCTCCCGGAATGGTGCACAATTGGACCCGCCGGACTTTATGCGATGACCGGTCCGCGGCATATACTAGGGATGAAACATCTGGAGGCCGAGAATGTTATCAGGCAGACGACTCTTGCCTCTGTTCCCGCTGAACCTGGTGCTCTTTCCAGGGGCGTCCACGCCCCTTCACGTCTTTGAGGAGCGCTACCGGCTGATGATGCAGCGCTGCCTGACGGACGACCGCCGGTTCGGCGTCGTGCTTATCAAGGCCGGAAAGGAGGTGGGAGAGCCCGCCGAGCCCTTTGACGTTGGCACGCTTAGCCGTGTGGCCGAGTACCAGCGTTTGGAGGACGGGCGCATAATCATGCGCGTCACCGGCGAGCGGCGCTTCCGCATTGAAAGGCTGACCCGGCTCAGGCCGTACATTGAGGCCGAAGTGGAAATGCTGGAGGAGGGCGCCGGCTCCCCGCTGGGCCCGGAGGAGATAGCCGCGGTGCGGGACGTTGCCGTGCGGCACCAGCGGCTAGTGCTGGGGATGCGCGGCGGGTGGGTGAGCGACGTGAAGCTGCCGGTGGACGCGGTCGAGCTCTCTTACCACCTCTGCGCGCTCGTGCAGTCGGCCATGCAGGAGCGCCAGCGCCTGCTGGAGGAAGACTCGCCAGCCGGGCGAATCCAGAAGGCCGTGGCGGTGCTCAACCACGAGATCGAGGTGCTCAAGGAGCACGTCGCCAATGAGCTTCGCAAGCGGGTAGGGGGCTAGCCGGTCAGGAGTCCAGCACCTCTATTCGCAGTCGCTTGTTGATCTTCCCCTTGCTCTCGTGGCCAACTACTTTTATGCGGCCTACCTCCCTGGTTGAGGCCACGTGTGTCCCGCCGTCCGCCTGCGCCTCCAGGCCGTGAATGTCGATCGTCCTAACTTCCTTGATGCCCTCGGGCAGGAGATTTATCTTCGTGCGGATGAGGTCCGGGTTTGCGAACGCCTCCTCGCGAGGCAGCACCTGTACGTGCACCGGGCGGTCCGCCTGCACCTCCCGGTTGATGCGCTCTTCAACCTCGTGGGCGAAGTCCTTCGACATGTTCTCCAGCTCGAAGTCCATGCGCGCTGAGAGAGGCTTCATGTCGCCGCCGGTCACCTTCGCGCCGTAGTCCCGCCACACCACGCCACACAGGATGTGCAGCGCCGTGTGCGTCCGCATGAGCTGGTAGCGCTTCGCCCAGTCCAGCGCCCCGTGCACCCTCGTTCCCGCCGGCGGAGGGGGCGCATCCAGCTCATGCACGACCTTACCATCAGCGCGGGACACCTTTGAGACCCTGTACTCCTTGCCGCCTGCGACCAGCGTTCCAGTGTCGCAAGGCTGCCCTCCGCCGCCGTAGAAGAACGCCGTCCGGTCCAGAACAACGCCGTTCGCCGTCGCCTCGACAACCGTGGCGTCGAACTCATTCATGTACGCATCGCGGTGGCAAAGCATGTCGGTCATGTCGGCACGGTCTCCTGGTAGGCACTTCAAGGACTGTTCCACACCGCAGGTTACCACTTCTTGTGGTGTGCGAGAAACCCGGTAGTGGTCTGGTTGGGCTAAAATCGTGCGTGACTGATTTCGGTAGGGGCAGGTCTGAGACCTGCCCTGGTTGCGTATGTATGGCGCCGCAGCAACCGGTCATCGCCGTTTACAGGCTACCCCTCGGCGTTCCGTGAGGGCAGGTCGGAGACCTGCCCATACCGCGGAGGGCCGCGCCTTTCATTCGCCAATGACCGCCTATGGTAAAATTCGCCCACGGAAATCGTTACCCGGAGACATCTCATGACCTCGCGCAGCTACGACATTGCGGTAGTCGGCGGCGGCATCGTCGGCCTTGCGACGGCTATGCGGCTGGCACAAGAGTATCCCAAGGCGAAGGTCGCTGTCCTGGAGAAAGAGAAGGACATCGCCCTCCACCAGACGGGACACAACAGCGGCGTCATCCATGCGGGTATCTATTACGCGCCCGGCTCCCAGAAGGCCAACTTTTGCTCAATAGGCGGCAAGATGCTCCGTGAGTTCTCGGACAAGCATGGCATCAAGTATGAGATGTGCGGCAAGCTCATCGTGGCGACCGACGAGAGCGAGGCCCCCAAGCTGGACGACCTCTTCAAGCGCGGCACGGCCAATGGGGCGATAGGACTGGAGATGGTGGGCCAGGAGCGGGTTAAGGAGATCGAGCCGCACGTCATCGGCGTGAAAGGCATCTTCTCCCCCGGCACAGGCATCATCGACTACAAGGAAGTCTCCCGGAAGTACCTCGAGCTTTTCAGGCAGCACGGTGGGGAGTTGTTCACAGAGTCAGGCGTCAAGGGCATAAAGGGTAAGGACGGCAAGCACTACCTTGAGACGCCTGAGAGCGAAATTGCCGCGACCTACGTCATCAACTGCGCGGGCCTGCACTGCGTGGACGTGGCGAAGATGCTGGGCCTGGAGACCGGCCTGCGCATCATCCCGTTCCGGGGCGAGTACTTCTCGCTGACTCCACAGAGCACGCACCTCGTTAAGGGGCTCATCTACCCGGTGCCCAACCCGAAACTCCCGTTCCTTGGCGTCCACTTCACCAAGCGAATCGACGGCAGTGTCGAGGCCGGCCCCAACGCCGTGCTCGCCTTCGCGCGCGAGGGGTACAACAAGTGGAAGGTTGAGCCGGGCGAGGTCTTCGGCATCGTGAAGTACGGCGGCTTCTGGAAGATGGCGAAGGTGCACTGGAAGTCCGGTATGGAGGAGCAGTACCGCTCAAAAGTCAAGGGCTCGTTCGTCCGCTCCCTCCAGAAGCTGGTGCCGGAGATCACCGGCAAGGACCTCTGGCAGCCCAGCGCAGGCGTCCGCGCCCAGGCGGTGAGCGCCAAGGGCGAGCTCCTCCAGGACTTCCGCATCGTCGGCACGCCGAAGTCCATCCACGTCCTGAACGCCCCTTCCCCCGCGGCCACGTCGTCGCTGGCGATTAGCCGCTACATCGTGGACCAGGCGAAGGACGCATTCGGGCTTGCGGAACTAGCGGCCGCGAAGCCGGGCTAGGGCCAACCCCAGCTACGCCTCCATTGACGAAAAGTGAATCTGTTTATATATTTGACGTATCGGCGCGGGAGTAGCTCAGTGGCAGAGCTCTTGCCTTCCAAGCAAGATGTCGCGGGTTCAAATCCCGTCTCCCGCTCCATATCCCTCACCCTGAAAGGTTCCATTTTTCGCCGGAACTTCGCGATGTTAGGCCCAAGGAAGCAATCCTTGCTCTACAACGCGCCGGCGGGGTTCTCCGCAAGGGTAAGGGCGACCACGTAAACATTAAGATGCCAAACGGGCAGATAGTAACCTTTTCCGGGAGGAAGGACCCGATCAAGATCGGGCTCTTGCGGGCAATGCTCAAGAAAGCCGGAGTAAGTGAGACGGAGTTCGTCCGGTTATTGGGAAGGAGCTAGGGTGGAGTTTATCGTCGTCTTGCGCAAAGCCGAAGAAGGCGGATACTGGGCGGAAGTTCCCAATCTGGAAGGCTGCTTCACGCAGGGAGATACGGTCGAAGAGGTGTTGAATAGCGCGAAAGACGCCATCTCCTCTCATTTGGCCGCGCTGGCCGAAGACGGCCAGGTAATCCCAGAGGAAGGTCGGGTAATCGTCGCTACGGTCCGGGTGCCGCAGCCAGTCTAACAAGAGCTTACGTACACTAGCCATTTGAATGGCCCCGACTTGGTCGGGGCCATTCTGTGTCTACGCGCCCGCGGTCTTCTTGCGCCTCGGCCGCTTCCCGTATTCAGCCGTCTCTGACGTCTCATTAATCTGACTGACCCTGGTCCTCAGCAGCGATTCGAAGATCTTCATCGTCACCGCCTCGCTGATCTCCTCGATCTGCTCGGTGGTCAGGACATACCGCTCTGTGGACGCGGCTTCCGAGCTGCTCTCAAGGCGCCGGTCCAGCCCATCGTAAAGCAGTTGCCGAGCTAAGGTCGTAATTCCTACGTTCGTGGCTTCAGAAAGCCGGTACAGCTTTTGCTTGTAGTCCTCATCGAGCCGAAGGGTTAGGGATATGGTAAGGGGCTTTTTGA
The nucleotide sequence above comes from SAR202 cluster bacterium. Encoded proteins:
- a CDS encoding peptidase S16, which encodes MLSGRRLLPLFPLNLVLFPGASTPLHVFEERYRLMMQRCLTDDRRFGVVLIKAGKEVGEPAEPFDVGTLSRVAEYQRLEDGRIIMRVTGERRFRIERLTRLRPYIEAEVEMLEEGAGSPLGPEEIAAVRDVAVRHQRLVLGMRGGWVSDVKLPVDAVELSYHLCALVQSAMQERQRLLEEDSPAGRIQKAVAVLNHEIEVLKEHVANELRKRVGG
- a CDS encoding FeS-binding protein, giving the protein MKTRRRVKFTFSTELITEPVIYVLGRKFDVVTNIRRADVREDQGWVVLEMEGEEDEITKALEWVGSTGVRIDPVSGDMVEG
- a CDS encoding type II toxin-antitoxin system HicB family antitoxin, with product MEFIVVLRKAEEGGYWAEVPNLEGCFTQGDTVEEVLNSAKDAISSHLAALAEDGQVIPEEGRVIVATVRVPQPV
- the lhgO gene encoding L-2-hydroxyglutarate oxidase: MTSRSYDIAVVGGGIVGLATAMRLAQEYPKAKVAVLEKEKDIALHQTGHNSGVIHAGIYYAPGSQKANFCSIGGKMLREFSDKHGIKYEMCGKLIVATDESEAPKLDDLFKRGTANGAIGLEMVGQERVKEIEPHVIGVKGIFSPGTGIIDYKEVSRKYLELFRQHGGELFTESGVKGIKGKDGKHYLETPESEIAATYVINCAGLHCVDVAKMLGLETGLRIIPFRGEYFSLTPQSTHLVKGLIYPVPNPKLPFLGVHFTKRIDGSVEAGPNAVLAFAREGYNKWKVEPGEVFGIVKYGGFWKMAKVHWKSGMEEQYRSKVKGSFVRSLQKLVPEITGKDLWQPSAGVRAQAVSAKGELLQDFRIVGTPKSIHVLNAPSPAATSSLAISRYIVDQAKDAFGLAELAAAKPG
- a CDS encoding type II toxin-antitoxin system HicA family toxin; amino-acid sequence: MPHPERFHFSPELRDVRPKEAILALQRAGGVLRKGKGDHVNIKMPNGQIVTFSGRKDPIKIGLLRAMLKKAGVSETEFVRLLGRS
- a CDS encoding alanyl-tRNA editing protein, with protein sequence MTDMLCHRDAYMNEFDATVVEATANGVVLDRTAFFYGGGGQPCDTGTLVAGGKEYRVSKVSRADGKVVHELDAPPPPAGTRVHGALDWAKRYQLMRTHTALHILCGVVWRDYGAKVTGGDMKPLSARMDFELENMSKDFAHEVEERINREVQADRPVHVQVLPREEAFANPDLIRTKINLLPEGIKEVRTIDIHGLEAQADGGTHVASTREVGRIKVVGHESKGKINKRLRIEVLDS
- a CDS encoding threonine synthase, translated to MANVKGLACRECGREYPVEPIYVCDFCFGPLEVAYDYQSIAKATSRKKISDGPRTMWRYAEFLPVDAKFAVDMQTGFTPLIKAKNLGRKLGLNNLYVKNDSVNPTFSFKDRVVSVASAKAIEFEFDTLACASTGNLMGAVAAHGAKAGLNTYVFFPANLEKGKILGAAIYGPTLVAVDGNYDEVNRLCSELADNHRWAFVNINMRPYYAEGSKSLAYEVVEQLGWKAPDHCIVPVASGSLLTKIWKGLKEFKEVGLIDHVDTKMYVAQAEGCSPVVQAYDQGSFHVKPVKPNTIAKSLAIGNPADGFYSLKALEASGGAAAAAREDEIAEGIKLLAETEGIFTETAGGVVIASLRRLVEQGKIRPDELTVAYITGNGLKTQEAVEHLVDPVYTTPNYESFQTALAAKKK
- a CDS encoding MoaD/ThiS family protein, yielding MSVMVRIPTPLRRITKGQDKVRVEGDTLQKVISSLETQYPGIKERLCDDTGNLRNFVNIYVNGEDVRFLQGINTGLKAGDEVSVVPAVAGGA